A window of Desulfobacterales bacterium genomic DNA:
CCGGTTGGCCAGTTCCTCCACCTCTCCGGACTTGCCCCGGACAATAATAACCTCCATGCAGTTATCATGGTCCATGTGGACATGGGTGGAGGAGACGATGTGGTGATGAAAGTCGTGCTGCTCCTCGGTCACCTTTTCCTGAAGGTTGGGCTGATGGTGGTCATAGACCAGGGTAATGACGCCCATCACCTGCTTGTCCGACTGCCACTCCTTCTTGACAAAGGCCTTTCTGATCAGGTCCCGGATCGCCTCTGAGCGGTTGTCATACTGGTGCGCCAGGATATAACGGTCGAACTTGTCCAGCAGGCTTTCTTCAAGGGATATGGAGAATCGTTTCAGCATTTTTTA
This region includes:
- the nikR gene encoding nickel-responsive transcriptional regulator NikR, with protein sequence MLKRFSISLEESLLDKFDRYILAHQYDNRSEAIRDLIRKAFVKKEWQSDKQVMGVITLVYDHHQPNLQEKVTEEQHDFHHHIVSSTHVHMDHDNCMEVIIVRGKSGEVEELANRLIALRGIRDGNLAMSSTGKALR